TGAGCTATAttcttcatcgggcttctagatatTAATAATTCCTTCTATATATGATATGTATAagcttagaactgtcgtaacctttgattaacctttgctttacgatgCGAGGTAAGGCTTAAGCTAATTAggtgttacatttagtggtatcagagcagttcgtccttgtgagcctgagggatggaccgattgtgcttcattgcataGTTTGTGTGCCTTTTCTTTGATGCTATTAGGTTATCTGTTTGATATTGCATAGCATACTTGCTTGTGAGTGCCTGTTTGGGATAACTGACGCACTACacttttgatattgagactaatcaccttgatatcgattgtttggtgtagaCAGGAACCCTACATGGCTACTCGCGGGCGAGGTCGAACACGTACGCAAAAAAGTAAGAATGAGCAACCAACTGACAATCATGCCGAATTTATGGCTGCAATGGCGAATCTCACTAATACCATGGAAGATAATGCTGCTACGACTCTGCAAGCTGTGCAGAGATTGGCCCAACCGACTGGGAATGGCAAAGGGAATGCCAATGATAATGCTGAGGGTAACAGTGATAACACAGGAGGAGTTCCGATGACCTTGGCGACGTTCTTCATGGTTCATCCGCTAACTTTTTGAGGATCCACAAATCCTATTGAAGTAGACCACTGGTTCCAGGCTATGGAGTGTGCTTTACAGGCGCAGCATGTTTCTCTCAATCAATATGTGGAATTTGTCGCTTATCAACTAGCGAGAGAGGCTCAGCCCTGGTGGCAAGCTGAGTGTCGTTTGCTACAACTTCAAAACGCCGACATTCCATGGAAGGTGTTCCAAACGGCTTTCTATAAGAAATACTTTCCTGAGTCTGCAAGAGAACCAAAGGAGATGGAGCTAATGCAACTGAATCAAGGTTTCATGTCTGTGGTAGAATACACCAACAAGTTTGAAGAGCTTTGTAGATTTTCTTGGGTGTGTCAGGGTGACTCGGAGACCTTCGAGAGCTGGAGGTGTATTAAGTACCAGAGGAGTTTGAAGGATAGCATTATGACTGTTGTGGCTCCTATGGAAATCATTGTTTTCTCCGACTTGGTGAACAAAGCAAGGGTAGTGGAGGAGTATGGCAAGACCGTGGCGGCATCCAAGGACGCTCATGGAAGGAGCTCTAGTCGTGGGCGTGGCAAGTATTTTCATCCAAGAGGACAAAGCTTCAAAAGTGGAGGATATGCACCTCAAGGCCAAGGGGGCTTCAGAAAGAACAATCAGAATAAATTCCAGTATGCTAAAGGAAGagagaacaagagtggttgctTCCGTTGTGGGTTACCTGGCCACATTGCAAGGGATTGCACTCGTGGGAGGAATCAGAATACGGACCAGAATCAGCACCAAGGTCGAGTCTTTGCTGTGAATGCCAAGGATGCTTCCAAGGCGGATCAGTTGATGAGAGGTATATGTCTAATTGGTGATAAATCCTTAGTTGCATTATATGATACTGGAGCTTCGCATTAGTTTATTTTGTTTGCTAAAGTTGAGGAATTAGGCTTGAAAATGTCAGAGTTACCTTTTGATCTGCATGTACATACTCCGCATCAAATAGTTATGACTAGGTCAGGTTGTAGACAAGTAGGTTTCAAGCTTGAAGGTAGAGACTTTGTGCATGATTTGATCTGTTTATCAATGGTGGGACTGGAGATGATTTTGGGGCTTGATTAGTTGTCGAAGAATCGAGTTTTGTTGGATTGCTTTGAACGGACTATTCGGTTTATGCCGGAAGGAGAGAATGGGGCAGTGGTAGCTACGGGGTATTACCTGAACTCTGTAATGGTGCATTGTAGTGGAGAGGAGTGTCAGGGTTATATTCTGTTGGCTGCTAATACATTGGGTGATGCCCAGAACTTAGATCAGATTCCGGTGGTTAGAGATTTTCCAGAAGTGTTCCCGGAAGATATCCCTGAGTTCCCACCTCAAAGGGAGCCGGGAGATGGACCAGTATCGATTGCGCCGTATAGAATAGCTCCGATAGAGCTGGCAGAGTTAAAGACTCAGTTGGAAGAGCTTCTGAACAAGAAATTCATTTGGCTTAGTGTATCACCGTGGGGAGCGCCATTtttattggtgaagaagaaagatgaaagAATGCGTTTGTGTGTGGATTACAGACAGTTAAATAAAGTGACAGTGAAGAACAAGTACCCGCTGCCAAGGATAGATGACTTGATGGATCAATTGCAAGGAGCTGGAGTGttttccaagattgatttgaGAACTGGTTACCATCAGATAAGAGTGAAGGAGGATAATATCCCTAATACTGCACTTAAAACACGCTATAGACACTATGAGTTTGCggtaatgtcttttgggttaaCGAATGCACCTGCTGTTTTCAAGGACTACATGAACAGAGTGTTTCTCCCTTTTTGGACAAATTCGTGGTGGTTTTCATAGATGACATCTTAGTTTACTCTAAGATGGCAAAAGAGCATGAGGAACACTTGAGGATTGTGTTACAAATCTTGAAAGAGCGAAAGTTGTACGCTAAGTTGTCAAAGTGCGAGTTCTGGAAAGATGAAGTAAAGTTCTTAGGCCACGTGGTGAGTAAAAGAGGAATAGCTGTAGATCCTTCTAAGGTAGAAGCGATGATGGAATGGGAAAAGTAGTAACAGACGCCTTAAGTCGGAAGTCCTTGACAATAGCTTGGATGAGGATCAAGGAGGAGGAGCTGATGGAGGAGTTTATGGATCTTAAGCTGGATATTGATGAAGATGCCGGAAGAGCTTGCTTAAATCAGTTacaaatctcaagtgactttaaatATGAACTCTTGAAGGCTCATCAGAAAGATGACATGTTACCAAAAGTATTGCCAGCTATCGAACAAGGAAAGCAATGGAAGGTATCATGGGATCAAGATGAATtgtggagattcaagggtagagtcattgtgccggatgtagGAATGTTGCGGCAAGATATTTtgagagaagcacaaaagagcggatttttcattcaccctggaagtactaagatgtaccataaTCTGAAGTCTATGTTTTGGTGGCCTGGTATGAAGAAGGACGTGGCAGAACATGTCTCAAAGTGCCCGACGTGTCAGAAGGTGAAGATAGAACATCAGAAACCGTCGGGAATGCTTCAACCACTTGAGATTCCTCAGTGGAAGTGGGAAGGAATTGCAATGGATTTTGTAACCGGTTTATCGAGGACTAGGTCGGGATTTGATGCGATTTGGGTGATCGTAGAGTGCTTAACCAAATCCGCTCACTTTCTGCCTATCCGAATAAACTGTCCTATGGAAGAGTTGGCGAGATTGTACATCAAGGAGATAGTAAGGTTGCATGGTGTACTGATGGAGTTTTGGATTCACCCCTCATATAAAAATGATGAATCCGCtcttttggcaagcgcaccaaaattatcgtcaagtaataacccacagtggagtgggattgtatccacagagattggtaaATTTGAACAGTTTTAATCAATtgatgaattagtcaagcggGACAGATAGATtgtaattacaaaattatagTTGGCAGAAATGTAAAGAGCTAAATtgtaaaggaaagcaataaagtgcgtAAATGGAAATGGCagaatgtaaagtgcagaatcataaatgacttaattgtaaatgggaatggggaattgcagaatgtaaaagtAAGCTATAAAGAAAGTGGTAGATAAGAATGGGGAAATTCATTGAGATCATGAGATGTTATCTCTTTGGATCAATTCCAGCttatatcctcttcaatcatgcaactcattgacctcttggcaataaTGATTGATTAAGCCCCAATCCCTTGGggactcaatctctcagatcttgatcaatagccaattccttggtctaattgttcatgaagagagatatgcttggtccctgattataccacacatcctcataggtccaagtagagggaggattatatgtcaccatatccaaacaccaaaacccagatcctactcaagtgtgagaagggatttcaagcatggtttcatgttttcttttccaaggttcccatgaaatccatttttgcattcaatctcttttccaagataattgaacactaagcatggAAAACGAAATTCCTtttagcaaatcaaagagaagatgaagagaaaaagaattttACTATCATCAgtccatcaagtacaacagagctccctctctcaatgagagggaatt
The genomic region above belongs to Arachis stenosperma cultivar V10309 chromosome 5, arast.V10309.gnm1.PFL2, whole genome shotgun sequence and contains:
- the LOC130980783 gene encoding uncharacterized protein LOC130980783 produces the protein MAAMANLTNTMEDNAATTLQAVQRLAQPTGNGKGNANDNAEGNSDNTGGVPMTLATFFMAQHVSLNQYVEFVAYQLAREAQPWWQAECRLLQLQNADIPWKVFQTAFYKKYFPESAREPKEMELMQLNQGFMSVVEYTNKFEELCRFSWVCQGDSETFESWRCIKYQRSLKDSIMTVVAPMEIIVFSDLVNKARVVEEYGKTVAASKDAHGRSSSRGRGKYFHPRGQSFKSGGYAPQGQGGFRKNNQNKFQYAKGRENKSGCFRCGLPGHIARDCTRGRNQNTDQNQHQGRVFAVNAKDASKADQLMRGICLIGDKSLVALYDTGASH